From the Flavimarina sp. Hel_I_48 genome, one window contains:
- a CDS encoding D-2-hydroxyacid dehydrogenase yields the protein MKVLANDGISQSGVDALQDGGFEVITTKVAQEQLANYINENKIDALLVRSATTVRKVLIDACPDLKLIGRGGVGMDNIDVSYAKEKGVHVINTPASSSASVAELVFAHLYNGVRFLYDSNRNMPLDGDSKFGDLKKAYAKGVELRGKTLGVLGFGRIGQATAKVALGAGMKVIYHDPYMENAEVGLDFYDGQKVNFKLTSISKEEVLKTADFITLHVPAQKEYVIGKKEIEMMKDGAGLVNAARGGVIDELALIEALENKKLAFAGLDVFENEPKPAVKVLMNPKVSLSPHIGAATNEAQDRIGVELADQIKSLLG from the coding sequence ATGAAAGTATTAGCAAATGACGGCATTTCCCAGTCTGGCGTAGATGCGTTACAAGACGGAGGATTTGAAGTAATCACCACAAAAGTTGCCCAGGAGCAACTCGCTAATTATATAAATGAAAACAAAATTGACGCCTTATTAGTTCGCAGCGCCACCACAGTACGCAAAGTCCTTATTGACGCTTGCCCAGACCTTAAACTTATAGGTCGTGGCGGTGTAGGTATGGACAATATTGATGTTTCCTATGCTAAGGAAAAAGGGGTACATGTAATCAATACACCTGCATCTTCTTCTGCCTCTGTGGCAGAATTGGTTTTTGCCCACTTGTACAATGGAGTACGATTTTTATATGATTCAAACCGGAACATGCCCTTAGATGGCGATTCAAAATTTGGGGATCTTAAAAAAGCCTATGCAAAAGGGGTAGAACTCCGCGGTAAAACCTTAGGGGTTTTAGGATTTGGCCGTATAGGTCAGGCTACTGCAAAAGTTGCCCTGGGCGCAGGCATGAAAGTCATTTACCATGATCCTTATATGGAGAATGCCGAGGTTGGCCTTGATTTTTATGACGGTCAAAAAGTAAATTTCAAACTGACCAGCATTTCTAAAGAGGAGGTCTTGAAAACTGCAGATTTCATTACCCTTCATGTGCCTGCACAAAAAGAATACGTGATTGGTAAAAAAGAAATCGAAATGATGAAAGACGGTGCTGGCCTTGTCAATGCCGCACGCGGTGGTGTCATTGATGAACTGGCGCTTATAGAAGCTCTGGAAAATAAAAAACTGGCCTTTGCCGGTCTTGATGTTTTTGAAAATGAACCGAAACCTGCCGTTAAGGTGCTCATGAATCCCAAGGTTTCACTTTCCCCACATATAGGTGCTGCGACTAATGAGGCGCAGGATCGTATAGGCGTTGAACTCGCAGATCAGATCAAATCCCTATTGGGATAA
- the serC gene encoding 3-phosphoserine/phosphohydroxythreonine transaminase, which yields MKKHNFSAGPSILPQEVLKQASDAVLNFNNLDLSVLEISHRSKDFVAVMEEAREHSIELLGLKGKGYKALFLQGGASMQFVMAAYNLLENKAAYLNTGTWSDKAVAEAKIFGEVVEVASSKDKNYNYIPKGYEVPKGMDYFHCTTNNTIFGTQMKDFPALDCPMVADMSSDIFSRTLDYSKFDLIYAGAQKNMGPAGTTLVVIKEDILGKVKRPIPNMLDYAQHIAKDSMYNTPPVFAVYTSLLTLRWLKELGGVSAIEEENDKKATLIYSEIDLNPLFEGYVAKEDRSTMSATFNITNEKAKTKFDTMLKEAGISGLNGHRSVGGYRASMYNALSLNSVGVLVDVMSELERTA from the coding sequence ATGAAAAAACACAATTTTAGCGCAGGGCCCAGTATCCTGCCACAGGAGGTACTCAAGCAAGCCTCAGATGCCGTTCTCAACTTCAACAACCTCGATTTATCTGTTCTGGAAATTTCGCACCGTAGCAAGGATTTCGTCGCGGTAATGGAAGAGGCCCGTGAACATTCCATAGAACTTCTGGGACTTAAAGGTAAAGGATATAAAGCATTGTTTCTACAAGGTGGCGCCAGTATGCAATTCGTAATGGCAGCATACAATTTACTCGAGAATAAGGCAGCATATCTCAACACCGGTACTTGGAGCGATAAAGCCGTGGCCGAAGCAAAGATTTTTGGTGAAGTCGTAGAAGTTGCTTCCTCAAAAGACAAGAACTATAATTACATTCCTAAAGGCTATGAAGTTCCTAAAGGCATGGATTATTTTCACTGTACCACTAACAATACTATTTTTGGTACACAAATGAAAGATTTCCCAGCATTGGACTGCCCCATGGTTGCAGATATGAGCAGTGATATTTTTTCACGTACGCTTGATTATTCAAAGTTTGACCTCATTTATGCGGGTGCACAGAAAAACATGGGTCCGGCAGGGACGACTTTAGTTGTGATAAAAGAAGATATTCTTGGTAAGGTAAAACGACCTATACCCAATATGCTGGACTATGCTCAGCATATCGCAAAAGACAGTATGTACAATACACCACCGGTATTTGCAGTATATACTTCCTTATTGACCCTGCGCTGGCTTAAAGAATTGGGTGGCGTAAGCGCTATTGAAGAGGAAAATGACAAGAAGGCAACCCTTATCTATTCTGAAATTGACCTCAACCCACTCTTTGAAGGTTATGTTGCAAAAGAAGACCGCTCTACAATGAGCGCAACGTTTAATATTACCAATGAAAAAGCCAAGACAAAATTCGACACCATGCTGAAAGAAGCCGGCATAAGCGGTCTTAACGGGCACCGAAGCGTAGGAGGTTATCGTGCTTCTATGTACAACGCATTAAGTTTAAACAGCGTGGGCGTACTCGTGGATGTCATGAGCGAACTGGAGCGCACGGCATAA
- a CDS encoding acyl-CoA reductase — protein sequence MHLNQRITAFSKLGTFLKNFQENTDSTEKESILDKQWYTDFKECIEKAHIHNAWFTKTMVHLALKGWAENLTENALHQWLEKYDGDKEPSSKNVAVVMAGNLPLVGFHDFLSILICGHKVIAKLSSNDKLLLPYLAKVLIAIEPLFEDKIKFTEEKLPSFDAVIATGSNNTARYFEYYFKEKPHIIRKNRNGIAVLTGQESREELKGLANDIFSFYGMGCRSVSKIYLPEGYDIDLFFNAMFEHKEVINHDKYVNNYDYNKAVYLMGLEPLLDNNFMILKEDKNFSSPIAVVFYEKYENPENLKEILQGQADQIQCIVSSGFTENEIPFGQAQQPKLWDYADGVDTIAFLLKI from the coding sequence ATGCATTTAAACCAAAGAATTACAGCATTCTCAAAACTTGGGACTTTCCTAAAGAACTTTCAGGAAAACACAGATTCTACTGAAAAAGAATCAATCCTGGACAAGCAATGGTACACAGATTTTAAAGAATGTATAGAAAAGGCTCATATTCATAATGCATGGTTCACTAAAACAATGGTGCATCTTGCCCTAAAGGGCTGGGCAGAAAACCTTACCGAAAACGCCCTTCATCAGTGGCTTGAAAAGTATGACGGTGACAAGGAACCTTCCTCAAAAAATGTAGCTGTTGTAATGGCCGGCAACCTTCCCCTTGTAGGTTTTCATGATTTTCTGAGCATTTTGATTTGCGGGCATAAGGTAATTGCAAAATTATCCAGTAATGACAAGTTGCTCCTGCCCTATCTGGCCAAAGTACTTATAGCCATAGAACCCTTATTTGAAGATAAAATCAAATTTACAGAAGAAAAATTACCTTCTTTTGACGCTGTAATTGCCACGGGAAGTAATAATACCGCACGCTATTTTGAATATTATTTTAAAGAAAAGCCACACATTATACGCAAAAACCGAAATGGTATCGCCGTGCTCACCGGTCAGGAATCCAGGGAAGAATTAAAGGGCCTTGCAAATGATATTTTTTCATTTTACGGCATGGGATGCCGAAGTGTTTCTAAGATTTACCTTCCGGAAGGTTATGATATAGATCTCTTTTTTAACGCGATGTTTGAACATAAGGAAGTCATCAATCACGATAAATATGTCAATAATTACGATTACAATAAAGCGGTTTATCTCATGGGGCTTGAGCCACTTCTGGACAATAACTTTATGATATTGAAAGAGGACAAAAATTTCTCTTCCCCTATCGCAGTTGTATTTTATGAAAAATATGAAAATCCCGAAAACCTGAAAGAAATACTTCAAGGACAGGCTGATCAGATTCAATGCATCGTTTCATCAGGATTTACAGAAAATGAAATTCCATTTGGTCAGGCACAGCAACCCAAACTTTGGGATTATGCGGATGGTGTAGATACTATTGCATTTTTATTAAAAATTTAG
- a CDS encoding 4Fe-4S dicluster domain-containing protein, giving the protein MAIIITDECINCGACEPECPNTAIYEGADDWRYSDGTDLKGKVVLPSGKEVDAEETQEPISDEIYYISPDKCTECKGFHEEPQCAAVCPVDCCVPDDDHVESEETLLAKQAFMHHE; this is encoded by the coding sequence ATGGCGATCATAATAACAGATGAATGTATTAACTGCGGTGCCTGTGAGCCAGAATGCCCGAATACGGCTATTTATGAAGGAGCAGATGACTGGAGGTACTCAGATGGTACAGACCTTAAAGGAAAGGTAGTCCTGCCTAGCGGAAAAGAGGTGGATGCCGAAGAAACTCAGGAACCCATAAGCGACGAGATTTATTATATTTCCCCAGATAAATGTACCGAATGTAAAGGATTTCACGAAGAGCCCCAGTGTGCGGCTGTTTGTCCGGTAGACTGTTGTGTGCCCGATGATGACCACGTAGAATCTGAAGAGACCTTACTGGCAAAACAGGCGTTTATGCACCACGAATAA
- a CDS encoding TonB-dependent receptor yields the protein MKLTLLFSLLCSLTWAQNTITGTIRDTDGTALPGVNILQKGTIKGTTTDFDGNYSIEVNDGSTLVFSYIGFEEQEIPVDGESQIDVTMTSGLQLNEVQIVGSRNPKRTSTDTPVAIDIIDVSEVSTQSGQLEVNQLLQYAAPSFNANKQSGSDGADHVDPASLRGLGPDQTLVLINGKRRHQSSLINIFGTRGRGNTGTDLNAIPVTAIKRIEVLRDGASAQYGSDAIAGVINIVLNDNTGAVGGSVSYGFYNTDAKGDFGTDPYGLWNTDGYRLDTDRDGNAIGKDKSFDGGSVKVGVNYGVALGENGGYANFTTEYINKNKTLRPGFEFRKGFGEAAIEGLNLFANVAYPVSDKTEIYAFGGRNYRDTDAYAFTRNDGARVVTSIYPNGFTPRITSIITDNSVAVGVRTKSDAGWNIDLSNTYGKNLFHYYIKGTVNASLEELSPTDFDAGGHTLDQNTINLDFSKFYDTILAGMNIAFGAEYRTENFTIFAGEEGSYGTYDTSGRLIIDPATQTQPIDVVSGDPRPGGSQGFPGYGPANAVDRSRSNVSLYADTEFDLTEKFLLSAAARFENYSDFGSTINGKLSSRLKLSDNFNLRGSLSSGFRAPSLAQIYYNLRFTNFIGGEALESLLSPNNSPVTASFGIGPLKEETALNAALGFTTTINSFSATIDGYYISVKDRIVLTGNFDAATIPGVEAAQFFANGADTRTKGLDVVLSYKTQFDKNLISATFTGNFNDMEITDINNGDLDEQTFFGPRDQAFLLASAPDSKMALNLNYERSWFNTGLSFTRFSEINLLDFQALESPADLGYADDAALLEGATDHYSPKVVTDLVFGFELSDHLKLQVGSTNLFNVYPDQQDDWTEAGGYWDSVQMGFSGAYYYSRLSFNF from the coding sequence ATGAAATTAACACTACTCTTTAGTTTGCTCTGCTCCTTAACGTGGGCGCAAAATACCATTACAGGGACTATCAGGGATACAGATGGCACGGCGCTTCCCGGTGTAAACATCCTTCAAAAAGGGACCATCAAGGGAACTACAACAGATTTTGATGGTAACTATTCCATAGAAGTTAATGATGGTTCGACACTCGTTTTTTCCTATATAGGTTTTGAAGAACAGGAAATCCCGGTAGATGGGGAAAGTCAGATCGATGTTACCATGACCAGCGGTCTACAATTAAATGAAGTGCAAATTGTAGGTTCCAGAAACCCAAAACGGACTTCGACAGATACACCGGTTGCCATAGATATTATCGATGTATCAGAAGTCAGCACGCAAAGTGGACAATTAGAGGTAAACCAACTATTACAATATGCTGCACCTTCGTTTAATGCCAATAAACAATCAGGCTCTGATGGGGCAGACCATGTGGATCCCGCCTCTTTGCGTGGGTTGGGACCAGATCAAACCTTGGTTTTAATCAATGGTAAACGTCGGCACCAATCATCTTTAATAAATATTTTTGGGACAAGGGGACGTGGAAATACGGGGACAGATCTCAACGCCATCCCCGTAACCGCAATAAAACGCATTGAAGTTCTGCGCGATGGTGCTTCTGCCCAGTACGGGTCTGATGCTATTGCCGGTGTTATCAACATCGTTTTAAATGACAACACTGGCGCTGTGGGAGGTTCTGTTAGTTATGGCTTTTACAATACGGATGCCAAAGGGGATTTTGGTACAGATCCTTATGGCCTGTGGAATACAGACGGCTACAGACTGGATACAGACCGCGATGGCAACGCTATAGGCAAAGACAAATCTTTTGATGGAGGTTCTGTGAAAGTGGGTGTAAATTATGGTGTCGCACTGGGAGAAAATGGTGGTTATGCCAATTTCACTACGGAATATATCAATAAAAATAAAACGCTACGTCCCGGTTTTGAATTCAGGAAAGGATTTGGTGAAGCCGCTATAGAGGGATTGAATTTATTTGCCAATGTAGCGTATCCTGTTTCAGACAAAACAGAAATTTATGCTTTTGGAGGTCGCAACTACCGCGATACAGATGCGTATGCCTTTACCAGAAACGACGGCGCACGGGTCGTAACTTCCATTTATCCCAATGGGTTTACACCACGCATCACTTCTATCATTACAGACAATTCCGTAGCGGTGGGTGTGCGCACAAAATCTGATGCGGGCTGGAATATAGACCTCAGTAACACCTACGGAAAAAATCTTTTTCATTACTATATAAAGGGAACGGTCAACGCCAGTCTTGAAGAACTCTCCCCTACCGATTTTGATGCTGGCGGACATACCTTAGACCAAAATACGATCAATCTCGATTTTTCTAAGTTCTATGATACTATACTTGCCGGTATGAACATCGCCTTTGGTGCAGAATACCGTACCGAAAACTTTACCATATTTGCTGGTGAGGAAGGCTCTTATGGAACTTACGATACCTCGGGAAGGTTAATTATTGATCCCGCTACTCAAACCCAGCCCATCGATGTTGTATCTGGAGATCCTAGACCCGGGGGTTCTCAGGGTTTTCCCGGATATGGCCCGGCAAATGCAGTAGACCGTAGCAGATCTAATGTTTCCCTTTATGCCGATACAGAATTTGATCTAACCGAAAAATTCCTTTTAAGCGCGGCAGCCCGTTTTGAAAACTACAGTGATTTTGGCAGTACCATTAACGGAAAATTATCTTCGCGTTTAAAACTGAGCGATAACTTCAACCTACGTGGTTCTTTAAGTTCCGGGTTTAGAGCTCCGTCACTGGCTCAGATTTATTACAATCTTCGGTTTACGAATTTTATAGGTGGTGAAGCCCTGGAATCCCTTTTATCCCCTAACAATAGTCCGGTCACCGCTTCCTTTGGCATCGGACCTTTAAAAGAAGAAACCGCTTTGAACGCGGCCTTGGGGTTTACAACAACCATAAACTCTTTTTCTGCAACTATTGATGGGTATTACATAAGCGTAAAAGACAGGATTGTCCTTACCGGAAATTTTGATGCCGCAACCATCCCAGGTGTTGAAGCCGCCCAGTTTTTTGCAAATGGCGCAGATACACGTACTAAAGGTCTGGATGTGGTATTGAGTTACAAGACACAATTTGATAAAAACCTTATTAGCGCGACCTTTACCGGCAATTTCAATGATATGGAAATTACTGACATTAATAATGGCGATCTGGATGAGCAGACCTTTTTTGGACCACGTGATCAGGCGTTTTTACTTGCTTCTGCACCAGATAGCAAGATGGCATTAAATTTAAATTATGAGCGGTCCTGGTTCAATACAGGTTTGTCTTTTACGCGTTTTAGCGAAATAAACCTGCTCGATTTTCAGGCATTGGAAAGTCCGGCAGATTTGGGTTATGCTGACGACGCTGCATTGTTAGAGGGAGCTACAGACCATTACAGCCCAAAGGTGGTTACAGATTTGGTTTTTGGCTTCGAGCTTTCAGATCATCTAAAGTTGCAGGTAGGAAGTACTAACCTTTTCAATGTATATCCAGATCAGCAAGATGACTGGACCGAGGCCGGTGGTTACTGGGATTCAGTACAAATGGGTTTTAGCGGGGCCTATTACTATTCAAGGCTTTCTTTCAATTTTTGA
- the ychF gene encoding redox-regulated ATPase YchF, whose protein sequence is MKAGIVGLPNVGKSTLFNCLSNAKAQSANFPFCTIEPNVGVVNVPDPRISKLEELVKPERVQPATVDIVDIAGLVKGASKGEGLGNQFLANIRETDAILHVLRCFDDENIVHVDNSVNPVRDKETIDIELQLKDLETVEKKLEKVKKASRTGNKEAQKEEAVLSKIKTSLEQGISIRAVEFSDDDYADYVKPLQFITDKPVMYVCNVDEGSAKSGNAYVEKVREAVKDENAEVLVLAVGTEADINELDDFEERQMFLQDIGLDEPGSAKLIRAAYKLLKQQTYFTAGVKEVRAWTINVGSTAPQAAGVIHTDFEKGFIRAEVIGYEDFVKFGSEAKVKEAGKMGVEGKNYVVKDGDVMHFLFNV, encoded by the coding sequence ATGAAAGCAGGGATTGTAGGATTGCCAAATGTGGGTAAATCAACTCTTTTTAATTGTTTGTCAAATGCAAAGGCGCAGAGTGCGAACTTTCCTTTTTGTACCATTGAGCCTAATGTGGGCGTGGTTAACGTACCTGATCCAAGAATTTCCAAGTTAGAGGAATTGGTCAAGCCAGAGCGCGTTCAACCAGCTACTGTGGATATTGTTGATATTGCCGGTCTGGTAAAAGGAGCAAGCAAAGGGGAGGGATTAGGAAATCAGTTCCTGGCAAATATTAGGGAAACCGATGCCATCCTTCATGTTTTGCGCTGTTTTGATGATGAGAATATAGTGCACGTGGATAATAGCGTAAATCCGGTTAGGGACAAAGAAACTATAGATATAGAACTTCAGTTGAAAGATCTGGAGACTGTGGAAAAGAAGCTTGAAAAGGTAAAAAAAGCATCCCGAACAGGTAATAAGGAAGCACAAAAAGAAGAGGCTGTTCTAAGTAAAATAAAAACATCTCTAGAACAAGGTATTTCCATACGTGCAGTTGAATTTTCTGACGACGATTATGCTGACTATGTAAAGCCATTACAGTTTATTACAGATAAACCCGTAATGTATGTTTGCAATGTGGACGAAGGATCTGCTAAAAGCGGCAACGCCTATGTAGAAAAAGTGCGAGAAGCCGTGAAAGATGAGAATGCCGAAGTTCTTGTACTTGCTGTAGGTACCGAAGCCGACATCAATGAGCTTGATGATTTTGAAGAGCGCCAAATGTTTTTGCAGGATATAGGCCTTGATGAGCCAGGTTCTGCAAAACTGATACGGGCGGCGTACAAATTATTAAAACAACAAACTTATTTTACGGCTGGCGTCAAAGAAGTACGTGCATGGACGATCAATGTAGGTTCTACTGCGCCACAGGCTGCCGGGGTTATTCATACAGATTTTGAAAAGGGATTTATCCGTGCAGAAGTTATTGGTTATGAGGATTTCGTAAAATTTGGCAGTGAGGCTAAAGTAAAGGAAGCCGGAAAAATGGGCGTAGAAGGCAAAAACTATGTTGTAAAAGATGGTGACGTAATGCACTTCCTTTTTAACGTATAG
- a CDS encoding OmpA family protein — translation MKKTLLGVFAVLAMAGVSNAQDMADQETTSLNEDQNTTSSYDEYNKWSIDINAGVNKPSRPFAPGYYTSTPDFFHADAGVRYMINDRAGLKLDAGFDNFSDDENSLPFKSRLYRISLQGVANAGNILGFREWTNTLGLLFHGGMGYSTLSVQEPVEIDDNDQMLNFIAGITPQIKLAERVALNADLSVIGHIRQDQTFDGTGRQRAADFDGFYVNATIGLSIYLGGNDVHADWYSREKNMANDLDSINSRLAKLETDLQDDDRDGVPNYLDREPNTISGVTVDTKGVAVDKNQNGIPDELESAIDARFTKMEATSTSSGNDIIEKLIGDGYVNVYFQFNSTQPEVYSYEAINYLTKYMNENTDAKAELIGFADEIGNPDYNQMLSQKRAQKVQEILVASGVDASRLTVTGSGEDSTVDKASAAARQLVRRVTFKLIK, via the coding sequence ATGAAGAAGACTTTACTAGGGGTATTCGCTGTTCTCGCAATGGCAGGAGTTTCCAATGCTCAAGATATGGCTGATCAGGAAACCACATCGCTGAATGAGGATCAAAATACCACATCCTCTTACGATGAATACAACAAATGGTCTATAGATATTAATGCCGGTGTAAATAAACCATCCCGTCCATTTGCTCCAGGCTATTATACCAGTACACCAGATTTCTTTCATGCGGATGCCGGTGTAAGATATATGATCAATGACAGGGCCGGTCTTAAACTTGATGCGGGTTTTGATAATTTTTCTGATGATGAAAATAGCCTTCCTTTTAAGTCAAGGTTATACCGTATCTCGCTTCAAGGTGTTGCCAATGCAGGTAATATCCTGGGATTTCGGGAATGGACAAATACTTTAGGTCTCTTGTTTCACGGTGGTATGGGTTATAGTACCCTTTCTGTACAGGAACCTGTAGAAATTGATGACAATGATCAAATGCTTAATTTTATTGCAGGTATTACACCACAAATAAAATTAGCAGAACGTGTTGCCCTTAATGCTGACCTTTCTGTTATAGGTCATATTCGACAAGATCAAACCTTTGATGGTACAGGACGTCAGCGCGCTGCAGACTTTGACGGTTTTTATGTTAATGCAACTATAGGTCTTTCCATTTATTTAGGTGGAAATGATGTACATGCAGACTGGTATTCAAGAGAAAAGAATATGGCTAACGATCTGGATTCTATCAACAGTCGCTTAGCTAAATTAGAAACAGACCTTCAGGATGATGACCGCGATGGTGTACCTAATTATTTAGACAGGGAACCTAACACTATTTCTGGTGTCACCGTGGATACTAAAGGTGTTGCAGTTGATAAGAACCAAAATGGTATTCCTGATGAATTAGAGTCTGCTATAGATGCACGTTTCACTAAAATGGAGGCTACCTCTACAAGTAGTGGAAATGATATTATAGAAAAACTCATAGGCGATGGTTACGTGAATGTTTACTTCCAGTTCAACAGTACCCAGCCAGAAGTTTATAGCTATGAGGCTATTAACTACCTAACGAAATACATGAATGAAAATACAGATGCTAAAGCTGAATTGATCGGTTTTGCAGACGAAATTGGAAATCCTGATTACAACCAGATGCTTTCTCAGAAACGTGCACAGAAAGTACAGGAGATTTTAGTGGCTTCTGGAGTTGATGCAAGTAGACTGACCGTGACTGGAAGTGGTGAAGATTCTACAGTAGATAAAGCATCTGCTGCTGCTAGACAATTGGTACGAAGAGTGACTTTTAAATTAATTAAATAA
- a CDS encoding NAD-dependent succinate-semialdehyde dehydrogenase translates to MIKSTNPYNQKEVFSIKEFSANEVEDAIDRADAFFQSWKKTTFAERKEKMLAAAKELKQNKKEYAETMTQEMGKPIKQAIAEIEKCAWVCEYYAENAEKQLSPKNIETDAEKSYVSYEPLGVVLAVMPWNYPYWQVFRFAAPALMAGNIGLLKHASNVTHCGEKIQQIFERAGFPKDCFQHMPLGSDKIESVIRNKKVKAVTLTGSKSAGSSVASIAGEEIKKSVLELGGSNALVVFADCNLEETVKTCVQARFQNTGQSCIAGKRLIVEESVADRFTEKFVKAVKELKSGDPMDEETFIGTMAREDLAKDLEKQLKDSVENGAKILTGGKRDKAYFEPTVVDKVTTDMSLFEEETFGPVIGITTFKNDEEAVNMVNQSDFGLGVSIFTEDRDKAEQLVPLFEDGAVFVNELVKSDPRLPFGGTKISGYGRELSEDGIKEFVNRKTVYFNSY, encoded by the coding sequence ATGATAAAATCCACGAATCCATATAACCAGAAGGAAGTTTTCAGTATTAAAGAGTTTAGTGCAAATGAAGTTGAAGACGCGATAGATCGTGCTGATGCTTTTTTTCAATCCTGGAAAAAAACCACGTTTGCAGAGCGTAAAGAAAAAATGCTCGCAGCGGCAAAAGAATTGAAGCAAAACAAAAAAGAGTACGCTGAAACCATGACTCAGGAAATGGGAAAACCCATTAAACAGGCCATTGCGGAGATTGAAAAATGCGCATGGGTATGTGAGTATTATGCAGAAAATGCCGAAAAACAGCTAAGTCCTAAAAATATTGAGACTGATGCAGAAAAAAGTTATGTGAGCTACGAACCTTTAGGGGTTGTACTCGCGGTCATGCCTTGGAACTACCCTTACTGGCAAGTGTTCAGGTTTGCTGCTCCCGCACTCATGGCAGGAAATATTGGCCTGCTGAAACATGCAAGTAATGTGACACATTGTGGTGAAAAAATTCAGCAGATTTTTGAACGTGCAGGTTTTCCAAAAGATTGTTTTCAACATATGCCATTGGGAAGTGATAAAATAGAAAGCGTAATTAGAAACAAAAAAGTCAAAGCCGTTACCCTTACCGGAAGTAAGTCTGCGGGAAGTTCTGTGGCAAGCATTGCCGGGGAAGAAATTAAAAAATCCGTGCTGGAACTGGGCGGTAGTAACGCGCTGGTGGTCTTTGCGGACTGTAATCTAGAGGAAACCGTAAAAACCTGTGTGCAGGCAAGGTTTCAAAATACGGGGCAGAGCTGTATCGCCGGTAAGCGACTTATAGTAGAGGAAAGCGTTGCAGATCGTTTTACAGAGAAGTTTGTAAAGGCGGTTAAGGAATTGAAAAGTGGTGACCCCATGGATGAGGAAACTTTTATAGGTACAATGGCTCGCGAGGATCTTGCCAAAGATCTTGAAAAACAACTTAAGGATTCTGTTGAAAATGGAGCAAAAATCCTAACGGGTGGAAAACGTGATAAGGCGTATTTTGAACCTACCGTAGTTGATAAAGTAACTACAGATATGAGTTTGTTTGAAGAAGAAACCTTCGGACCCGTCATAGGGATTACTACTTTTAAAAATGACGAAGAAGCCGTGAATATGGTTAACCAATCTGATTTTGGTCTGGGTGTCTCCATTTTTACGGAAGATAGGGATAAGGCTGAGCAGTTGGTGCCACTTTTTGAGGATGGGGCCGTTTTTGTCAATGAACTTGTAAAAAGTGACCCTCGTTTGCCTTTTGGCGGAACAAAGATTTCGGGTTATGGCCGCGAACTTTCAGAAGATGGTATTAAAGAGTTTGTTAATAGGAAAACGGTTTATTTTAATTCGTATTAA
- a CDS encoding DUF72 domain-containing protein, which yields MQFGKVENPSQIDFSLPEDHPDTIKLLKTFKKPEKPTVFVGCAKWNKQDLKNFYPRGIKDELEYYSSQFNSIELNASFYRLFPKDQFETWYSKTPKDFKFFPKITRTISHSKRLKDSKPLIEEYVDHVVMLKEKLGTVFLQMHDNFQPKNWDRVTEFVSNWPKDHPLALEFRHTDWFNDTENAERLYSLLQDNGMSNVLVDTAGRRDIMHMRLTNQEAFIRYVGANHPSDYDRLDAWVERIEKWVKLGLPQVDFFIHQNNEKESPLLAEYFIEKINKTLGLQISVPKGLHGTDNLKLDL from the coding sequence ATGCAATTCGGAAAAGTTGAAAATCCGTCACAGATAGATTTTAGTTTGCCAGAGGATCACCCAGATACCATAAAACTACTAAAAACCTTCAAAAAACCGGAAAAACCCACCGTTTTTGTGGGTTGTGCAAAGTGGAACAAGCAGGATCTCAAGAACTTTTACCCCCGCGGTATAAAGGATGAATTAGAATACTATTCGTCCCAGTTTAACTCCATAGAATTGAATGCTTCTTTTTATAGGCTTTTTCCAAAAGATCAATTTGAAACCTGGTACAGCAAAACCCCGAAAGACTTCAAATTTTTCCCCAAGATTACCCGTACCATTAGTCACTCGAAGCGCTTAAAGGACAGTAAACCGCTTATTGAAGAGTATGTTGATCATGTTGTCATGCTCAAAGAAAAGTTGGGCACTGTTTTTTTGCAGATGCATGACAACTTTCAGCCAAAAAACTGGGACCGTGTAACGGAATTTGTGTCTAATTGGCCCAAGGATCACCCTCTTGCGTTAGAATTTAGGCATACAGACTGGTTCAACGATACCGAAAATGCAGAACGACTTTATAGTTTATTGCAAGATAATGGTATGTCAAATGTGCTCGTAGATACTGCCGGTCGGCGGGATATCATGCACATGCGACTTACAAACCAAGAAGCTTTTATACGCTACGTGGGCGCAAACCATCCTAGTGATTACGATAGGTTAGATGCATGGGTAGAACGTATTGAAAAATGGGTAAAACTTGGTTTGCCGCAGGTGGATTTCTTTATTCATCAGAACAATGAGAAAGAATCACCTTTGCTTGCAGAATATTTCATTGAAAAAATCAATAAAACATTAGGTCTCCAAATTTCAGTTCCTAAGGGATTGCACGGCACCGATAATTTAAAATTAGATTTATGA